One part of the Archaeoglobaceae archaeon genome encodes these proteins:
- a CDS encoding nucleotidyltransferase domain-containing protein — protein sequence MLDIVFLVVKKLNSKFPQEVVGLYITGSTARKEAEEYSDLDVVAIVDGDLDPREISKIFDGDVQVNVFKRDELRREVKEDPTIALMIKEGIPIKPLSNIDEDLSFTREDILKAISRTARELLQLLKRSGAVDSGVFLALMYARKLYTLRCMLLEKTATKQGFIGELKEYYSGIEEIYRLKKRIEKGEIVELNEDEFKRFLRAVVDYAIDVLGTLR from the coding sequence ATGTTGGACATAGTTTTTCTTGTGGTTAAAAAATTAAACTCCAAATTCCCACAAGAGGTTGTAGGACTTTACATCACAGGCTCTACAGCCAGAAAAGAAGCTGAGGAGTATTCCGATCTGGATGTAGTTGCCATTGTTGATGGAGATCTGGATCCTCGGGAAATCTCCAAAATCTTTGATGGAGATGTTCAGGTGAATGTTTTCAAGAGGGACGAGCTTAGAAGGGAAGTCAAAGAAGACCCGACAATAGCCCTTATGATCAAAGAGGGAATCCCGATAAAACCTCTCAGCAACATCGACGAGGATCTCAGCTTTACAAGAGAGGACATTCTCAAGGCTATTTCCCGCACTGCCAGAGAATTGCTTCAACTGCTCAAGCGCTCTGGAGCGGTGGATTCCGGAGTTTTTCTTGCACTGATGTATGCCCGAAAGCTCTACACCCTTAGATGTATGCTTCTCGAAAAAACTGCAACAAAGCAGGGCTTCATCGGAGAATTGAAAGAGTATTACAGCGGGATCGAGGAGATTTACAGGCTTAAAAAGAGGATTGAGAAAGGAGAGATAGTTGAACTTAATGAAGATGAGTTTAAGAGATTTCTCAGAGCTGTGGTCGATTATGCCATTGATGTTCTGGGAACTTTACGTTAA
- a CDS encoding acetate--CoA ligase family protein, translated as MLLLEREAKELLESYGVRTAKAVVCESEEEAVRVAKSIGFPV; from the coding sequence ATGCTTCTACTTGAGCGTGAAGCCAAAGAACTGCTTGAAAGCTATGGAGTCAGGACTGCTAAAGCGGTTGTCTGCGAAAGCGAAGAAGAAGCTGTGAGGGTTGCTAAGAGCATTGGATTCCCAGT
- a CDS encoding replication factor C large subunit, with protein sequence MLWTEKYRPQTLKEVVAGKEVISKVLEWAKNWEKGPWKPLLLAGPPGIGKTSLAIALANTMKWEIVELNASDQRNWQIISKIVGEGAFNETISDEGEFLSSRSGRLKLIVLDEVDNIHKKEDVGGESALIRIIKRKPRQPLILIANDPYQLSLELRKFCEFLELKRLTKTQIVKVLQNICAREGIKCDKEVLGEIAENAGGDLRAAINDLQAIAEGKKEIKIDDVVVGKRTQEMDVFKVLQKIFKTNYSPYADAMLLDESPEDLIQWVEENLPLEYSGEDLFKGYLALSRADLFIGRVKKRQFYRLWKYATYLMTSGVQQMRKETKSGFTKYKRPQTWQFLFQIKQKREIRNSILKKISTFSHLSTKKAQNEMLPVLTLLLKNLDINRAARIAVFYQLNREELEFLVGERAEKIMEFIEENKLHRIDESWIYIEAFERLENVDKKEEKTEIERTEEKKVKDLTLDDFFS encoded by the coding sequence ATGCTATGGACAGAAAAATATCGCCCCCAAACTCTAAAAGAAGTTGTTGCAGGCAAAGAAGTTATTTCAAAAGTTTTAGAATGGGCAAAAAACTGGGAAAAAGGCCCCTGGAAACCTTTACTCTTAGCCGGTCCGCCAGGAATTGGAAAAACATCTTTAGCAATTGCTCTCGCCAACACAATGAAGTGGGAAATTGTTGAATTAAATGCGAGCGACCAGAGAAACTGGCAGATAATAAGCAAGATAGTCGGAGAAGGAGCTTTTAACGAAACTATAAGCGATGAAGGAGAGTTTTTATCTTCAAGATCAGGAAGACTGAAGCTAATAGTTCTCGATGAAGTTGACAACATTCACAAAAAAGAAGATGTGGGTGGAGAAAGCGCCTTAATCAGAATCATTAAACGAAAACCGAGACAACCACTTATTCTTATAGCAAACGATCCATACCAGCTATCCTTAGAACTAAGGAAGTTTTGTGAATTTCTTGAACTAAAAAGACTGACCAAAACTCAGATCGTAAAAGTCCTCCAGAACATATGCGCCAGAGAGGGGATTAAATGTGACAAAGAAGTCCTCGGAGAGATAGCCGAAAACGCCGGTGGAGATCTTAGAGCTGCAATAAACGATCTCCAAGCCATTGCAGAAGGGAAAAAAGAAATAAAAATCGATGATGTGGTTGTCGGCAAGAGAACACAGGAAATGGATGTATTTAAAGTCTTACAGAAAATCTTCAAAACGAATTATTCACCATACGCCGATGCTATGCTTCTCGATGAATCGCCTGAAGATCTGATTCAGTGGGTTGAAGAGAATTTGCCTCTCGAGTATTCAGGAGAAGACCTCTTCAAAGGCTATCTGGCTCTTTCAAGAGCTGATCTTTTCATTGGAAGAGTTAAAAAAAGGCAATTTTATAGATTATGGAAGTATGCAACATATTTAATGACGAGTGGTGTTCAGCAGATGAGAAAGGAGACAAAGAGCGGTTTTACTAAGTATAAGCGCCCGCAGACTTGGCAATTTCTTTTTCAGATAAAGCAAAAAAGAGAAATTAGAAACAGTATCCTTAAGAAGATCTCGACTTTTTCTCACCTCTCAACAAAAAAAGCTCAGAATGAAATGCTTCCAGTGTTAACACTACTTCTCAAAAATCTCGATATAAACAGAGCAGCGAGGATTGCAGTATTTTACCAACTCAACAGAGAAGAGCTGGAATTTCTTGTTGGTGAGAGAGCGGAGAAGATCATGGAATTCATCGAAGAGAATAAACTGCACAGAATCGACGAAAGCTGGATTTATATCGAAGCTTTCGAGAGACTCGAGAACGTTGATAAAAAGGAAGAAAAGACAGAAATCGAAAGAACTGAGGAGAAGAAAGTAAAAGATTTAACACTTGACGACTTTTTCTCTTAA
- a CDS encoding DUF2240 family protein has translation MSLNLDEVIEIPEQDLAEEIVAEIVKKTGKTQQEVFSMISEKQEKMNNLVSFEVVALVVAKEVGLDISKYITLAEKRIFNEAD, from the coding sequence ATGAGCCTAAATCTTGACGAAGTGATAGAAATACCCGAACAAGATCTGGCTGAAGAGATAGTTGCCGAAATTGTAAAAAAGACTGGCAAGACTCAACAGGAAGTTTTCTCAATGATAAGCGAAAAGCAGGAAAAAATGAACAATCTTGTGAGCTTTGAAGTTGTCGCCCTTGTTGTTGCAAAAGAAGTTGGTTTAGACATTTCAAAATACATAACTCTCGCCGAAAAGAGAATTTTCAATGAAGCTGATTAA
- a CDS encoding ABC transporter substrate-binding protein, with the protein MKWQKVAVFSAGVVVSLLLYSLFFWQSDSLGREIKLGLGVEFNTHATPIWVAVHTGLFEKHGITVETLLKFRTGADLASALARGDVDLGVACLGPIVNLVDREVDVKIVGKVHNRGYALVVNPERIRSLSDLNNTTVYSTGIPNPTNILLLKIKDLYGLEFNIKPIGDPNTVLSMLISGQIDSATLPEHYSSVAEERGLRILVRDKDVWPNMPGSFVIARGDILKNNPEVVAKFVNIIKSSVRIIEENRSFASHACALELGISDQTALRSIEQLDWDTELNITEIQEYIDFMFAHGLIEKKINASDIVVNLR; encoded by the coding sequence ATGAAATGGCAGAAAGTAGCAGTCTTCAGTGCTGGAGTAGTTGTCTCATTGCTCCTTTATAGCCTTTTCTTTTGGCAATCCGATAGCTTGGGCAGGGAAATTAAATTGGGTTTGGGTGTTGAATTCAACACTCATGCTACTCCGATCTGGGTAGCTGTTCACACAGGATTGTTCGAAAAGCATGGAATAACTGTTGAGACTCTCTTGAAGTTCAGAACCGGTGCAGATCTAGCTTCTGCCCTTGCAAGAGGAGACGTAGATTTAGGAGTTGCTTGTTTGGGCCCTATAGTCAATTTAGTGGACAGAGAAGTTGACGTTAAAATAGTAGGAAAGGTTCATAACCGCGGATATGCTTTGGTTGTAAATCCTGAAAGGATTAGGAGTCTTTCAGACCTGAATAACACAACGGTCTATTCTACTGGAATACCCAATCCGACGAACATTTTGCTGCTGAAGATTAAGGATTTATATGGCTTGGAATTTAACATAAAACCCATTGGGGATCCAAATACTGTCCTGTCAATGCTAATCAGCGGACAAATAGATTCTGCAACGCTTCCAGAGCATTATTCGAGTGTCGCAGAAGAAAGGGGATTAAGAATTCTGGTGAGAGACAAAGATGTATGGCCTAACATGCCGGGTAGCTTTGTTATTGCGCGTGGAGATATTTTAAAAAATAATCCAGAAGTCGTTGCAAAATTTGTTAATATAATAAAGAGCAGTGTTAGGATTATCGAAGAAAATAGATCCTTTGCTTCGCATGCGTGTGCTTTGGAGCTCGGTATAAGCGATCAAACCGCTCTAAGGTCGATTGAGCAACTCGATTGGGATACTGAGTTAAACATCACAGAGATTCAGGAATACATAGACTTCATGTTCGCACATGGGCTAATTGAAAAGAAGATCAACGCAAGCGACATAGTGGTGAATTTGAGATGA
- a CDS encoding ABC transporter permease subunit, producing MNRRGLISILAFLACWEILARYFVSIPNTIFPPFSQVFVNFANQKFLESLIDNYLLTLIRSTLGFILGLALGLFTGLIITLRRSFDDYLSPIATLVFSVPSVAWIPILIVLIGINEFTLPLSASFMCTYPPILYGVVNTLKMFDRNQLDVADIYCAKRTTKYRLVILPQLIGRLIPMIKTEAVMAWKTVFVVEMVVLPNGIGYLALIYASTLRMDSLIAVVLVLALSLILINSIIGRVEKNFSQVLGGVNEWNFA from the coding sequence ATGAACAGAAGAGGTCTAATCTCCATCCTCGCCTTCTTAGCGTGCTGGGAGATATTGGCGAGATATTTTGTATCGATCCCGAATACAATTTTTCCACCATTTTCTCAGGTTTTTGTGAACTTTGCGAATCAAAAATTTTTGGAATCTCTGATTGATAATTACCTATTAACCTTGATCAGATCTACGCTTGGCTTTATCTTAGGTTTAGCACTCGGACTGTTCACGGGATTAATTATAACACTAAGGCGTTCCTTTGACGACTATCTTAGCCCCATAGCCACCTTAGTGTTTTCAGTTCCTTCAGTAGCCTGGATACCAATCTTGATTGTATTGATAGGGATAAATGAATTTACCTTGCCTTTATCTGCATCTTTTATGTGCACCTATCCCCCGATACTCTATGGCGTTGTTAACACGCTGAAAATGTTTGACAGAAACCAGCTCGATGTAGCGGACATTTACTGTGCCAAGCGGACAACCAAGTATAGGCTTGTTATACTTCCACAGTTAATCGGAAGACTCATTCCCATGATTAAGACTGAAGCGGTCATGGCTTGGAAGACTGTTTTTGTAGTGGAAATGGTGGTTTTGCCAAACGGAATAGGTTACCTCGCGCTCATATATGCCTCTACGCTCAGAATGGACAGCCTGATTGCAGTGGTTTTGGTGTTGGCGTTGAGCCTGATCCTTATTAACTCTATTATTGGAAGAGTGGAAAAGAATTTCTCGCAAGTATTGGGTGGTGTCAATGAGTGGAATTTTGCTTAA
- a CDS encoding metallophosphoesterase family protein: MKLINDSIAIGKKAVIADLHFGLVPFYDKELLEKVLKLAERFQTLIIAGDLKHLGKKSPLEEFLNKISGITELLIVRGNHDIGINGYKALKIGKYGIFHGHSIPEENVLNSDILIFAHAHPSVFIPSEVGGYKERAFLSGEIELLDVKRRVLVLPAFNELCSSTAVNLEKPAGFMFRKFDYSNWDAILIDGTILSLRSISKR, from the coding sequence ATGAAGCTGATTAACGATTCTATTGCTATAGGTAAAAAAGCAGTAATCGCGGATCTACACTTTGGTCTCGTTCCTTTTTACGATAAAGAACTTTTAGAGAAGGTCTTAAAGCTTGCAGAACGTTTTCAAACGCTTATAATAGCTGGTGATCTCAAACATCTTGGCAAAAAAAGTCCATTGGAGGAATTCCTTAACAAGATATCTGGAATAACTGAGCTTCTTATAGTTCGTGGGAACCATGATATAGGTATAAATGGCTACAAAGCTCTCAAGATCGGCAAATATGGCATATTCCACGGGCATTCAATTCCAGAAGAGAATGTGCTGAATTCTGATATTCTAATATTTGCTCACGCCCACCCATCTGTTTTCATTCCCTCAGAGGTCGGAGGGTATAAAGAGAGGGCGTTTCTATCAGGAGAGATAGAACTCCTAGATGTGAAAAGAAGAGTTTTGGTTTTACCCGCCTTTAATGAACTCTGCTCCTCAACTGCTGTGAATCTGGAAAAACCAGCTGGTTTTATGTTCAGAAAGTTTGATTACAGCAACTGGGACGCAATTCTTATCGACGGAACGATTCTAAGCCTTAGATCTATTTCAAAAAGATAA
- a CDS encoding ABC transporter ATP-binding protein, giving the protein MSGILLKNVSVSYSGRKVLRDLNLSFPESGLSLVIGPNGAGKTTLLKVIAGLVSYEGNVYIGGKIVDKVPPNRRKISYVPQNSSLIPNLRVWENIALGLFDRGYSFEQIRERVETYAKLLNVDKLLNKYPATLSGGEARRVSIARALAFDSDVILMDEPEISIDSHAWRFILDAIFKIAEDDKRSLILITHNFEDLIPFARNLCVLFDGKVVFSGDPSQINTENLPIEIKTWLGTVIEVDEVVNNGHFCEAFLDSHRIYAGRIKRGRKIKRVLVLPKFISIDSNKGLKGKVVNVFNHADIATVFIDVGGQEIVFSSRDRFQKGEEITINIEKVIPLCDDYESL; this is encoded by the coding sequence ATGAGTGGAATTTTGCTTAAGAACGTTAGCGTTTCTTATTCTGGCAGAAAAGTCCTTAGAGATTTAAACCTAAGTTTTCCAGAATCTGGGCTTTCGCTTGTCATTGGTCCAAATGGTGCTGGTAAAACGACCTTATTGAAGGTTATAGCGGGATTGGTTAGCTACGAAGGGAACGTTTACATTGGGGGAAAAATCGTGGACAAAGTCCCACCAAACCGCAGAAAGATATCCTATGTGCCTCAAAACAGCAGTCTGATTCCCAATCTCAGGGTATGGGAAAACATCGCTTTGGGTCTCTTTGATCGCGGATACAGTTTTGAGCAAATTAGAGAGAGAGTTGAAACTTATGCGAAATTGTTAAACGTTGATAAACTGCTAAACAAATACCCTGCAACTTTGAGCGGTGGTGAAGCAAGAAGAGTTTCGATAGCTCGTGCATTGGCATTTGATAGTGATGTAATTCTGATGGATGAACCAGAAATCAGCATTGACTCTCATGCGTGGAGATTTATTCTTGATGCAATCTTTAAAATTGCAGAAGATGATAAAAGGTCACTAATACTAATCACTCACAATTTCGAAGATCTAATTCCATTCGCAAGAAATCTATGCGTTCTATTCGATGGCAAAGTCGTATTTTCAGGTGATCCATCGCAAATAAATACAGAAAATCTTCCAATTGAAATCAAAACTTGGCTGGGAACTGTGATTGAGGTTGACGAAGTTGTTAACAATGGGCACTTCTGCGAAGCTTTTCTTGATAGCCATAGAATTTATGCGGGCAGAATAAAAAGAGGTAGAAAAATAAAAAGAGTCCTTGTCCTGCCGAAGTTCATAAGCATTGATAGCAATAAAGGATTGAAGGGGAAAGTGGTAAACGTTTTTAACCATGCGGACATTGCAACGGTTTTTATCGATGTTGGAGGACAGGAAATAGTCTTTAGTTCAAGAGATCGATTTCAAAAGGGGGAAGAAATCACCATAAATATTGAAAAGGTTATTCCACTATGTGACGATTATGAATCGCTATGA